The Methanoculleus marisnigri JR1 genome window below encodes:
- a CDS encoding sugar phosphate isomerase/epimerase family protein: MFGVSTYCLHREPLSLALEKLAPITDCVEVMDEGLHYLKSAESLESYSYRYFIHAPARGVNIASLLEPIRRASVEVLAQAFAVAAEVGADVVIHPGYYAWSEERERAAERFRQSLSELTAAAEDLSVTFFVENMGNWEYFFLRTCDDLPLIDGIGLALDVGHANLNGCLDCFLAHPAAHFHLHDNDGTGDTHSPVGDGTIDFSAVMKAVRRSGAVPIVEVDTLEGVTASISALEGIAAAQTGE, from the coding sequence ATGTTCGGCGTCTCCACATACTGCCTTCACCGCGAACCGCTCTCTCTCGCGCTCGAGAAACTTGCTCCCATCACCGATTGCGTGGAGGTGATGGACGAGGGGCTGCACTACCTGAAGAGTGCGGAATCGCTCGAGAGTTATTCGTACCGTTACTTCATTCACGCACCGGCCCGGGGGGTCAATATCGCAAGCCTCCTTGAGCCGATCCGCCGGGCGAGCGTCGAGGTTCTGGCGCAGGCCTTCGCCGTCGCCGCCGAGGTCGGGGCGGACGTGGTCATCCACCCGGGCTACTATGCGTGGAGCGAGGAGCGGGAGCGGGCGGCCGAAAGGTTCCGCCAGTCGCTCTCCGAACTAACCGCGGCGGCCGAAGACCTCTCGGTCACGTTCTTCGTGGAGAACATGGGGAACTGGGAGTACTTCTTCCTGCGCACCTGCGACGACCTGCCGCTCATCGACGGGATCGGGCTCGCGCTCGACGTCGGCCACGCGAACCTGAACGGGTGCCTGGACTGTTTCCTCGCCCACCCGGCGGCGCACTTCCACCTGCACGACAACGACGGCACCGGGGACACGCATTCGCCGGTCGGGGACGGGACGATCGACTTTTCGGCCGTGATGAAGGCTGTGCGGAGGAGCGGCGCCGTCCCCATCGTCGAGGTGGATACCCTCGAGGGGGTGACCGCCAGCATATCCGCGCTGGAGGGGATCGCCGCCGCCCAAACGGGCGAATAG
- the hypD gene encoding hydrogenase formation protein HypD: MAVGKEILDTLHALVDRDITLMHICGTHEAAIARAGLRSVLPPGLKIVMGPGCPVCITPQGEIDAALDLVERDCTIATYGDLLRVPGSKGSLESSGGDVRVVQGVHKAVEIARREPDREVVFISVGFETTAPTVAATILSRPPENFSILSCHRLVPPAMAWLLAQGEASLDGFLLPGHVCAVMGYEEYEQFPVPQVVAGFEPEDILLALLMAVRQVKEGAHRVENAYPRVVTREGNVKAKRLMYEVFEPYDVEWRGFPVIPASGLRLKPEFEGYDAQKKYDIEIRHVDKHSACICDKVLRGIARPSDCKLFGKACTPRTPVGPCMVSHEGACKIWHLYESRRA, from the coding sequence ATGGCGGTAGGTAAGGAGATCCTCGATACGCTTCACGCTCTCGTGGACCGTGATATCACGCTCATGCACATCTGCGGCACCCACGAGGCGGCGATCGCGCGCGCCGGGCTCAGGAGCGTCCTTCCCCCGGGCCTCAAGATCGTGATGGGACCGGGCTGCCCGGTCTGCATCACGCCGCAGGGCGAGATCGACGCCGCGCTCGACCTGGTGGAGCGGGACTGCACCATCGCCACCTACGGCGACCTGCTGCGTGTCCCGGGGTCGAAGGGCTCGCTCGAGTCGAGCGGCGGAGACGTCCGGGTGGTGCAGGGCGTCCACAAGGCGGTGGAGATCGCCCGGCGGGAACCGGACCGGGAGGTCGTCTTCATATCGGTCGGGTTCGAGACGACCGCACCGACGGTCGCCGCCACGATCCTCTCCCGCCCGCCGGAGAACTTCTCGATCCTCTCGTGCCACCGGCTCGTCCCGCCCGCGATGGCATGGCTCCTCGCCCAGGGCGAGGCGTCGCTCGACGGGTTCCTCCTCCCGGGACACGTCTGCGCGGTGATGGGCTACGAGGAGTACGAGCAGTTCCCCGTCCCGCAGGTCGTCGCGGGGTTCGAGCCGGAGGACATCCTCCTCGCCCTCCTGATGGCGGTCAGGCAGGTCAAGGAGGGGGCGCACCGGGTGGAAAACGCCTACCCGCGCGTGGTCACCCGGGAAGGGAACGTCAAGGCGAAACGCCTGATGTACGAGGTCTTCGAGCCGTATGACGTCGAGTGGCGCGGATTCCCGGTGATCCCGGCCTCCGGCCTCCGCCTGAAACCGGAGTTCGAGGGCTACGACGCGCAGAAGAAGTACGATATCGAGATCCGGCACGTGGACAAGCATTCCGCCTGCATCTGCGACAAGGTGCTGCGCGGCATCGCCCGGCCGTCCGACTGCAAGCTCTTCGGGAAGGCCTGCACCCCGCGCACCCCCGTCGGCCCCTGCATGGTCAGCCACGAAGGGGCGTGCAAGATATGGCATCTCTACGAATCGCGGAGGGCATGA
- a CDS encoding class I SAM-dependent methyltransferase, whose product MPGLVSEKMGVKEGMRAFFLDAPPEAVAAMNLPPLSIADNLEGTFDYIHYFVKSRAELDAHFAELKAHLAPGGKLWISWPKGGQLGTGLDIKSVIAIGYNHGLVESINLRIDDVWTGLKFTRPKPGKIYNNRHGRLPD is encoded by the coding sequence ATGCCAGGGCTCGTCTCGGAAAAAATGGGTGTTAAAGAAGGAATGAGGGCATTCTTCCTGGATGCGCCGCCGGAGGCAGTGGCGGCAATGAATCTGCCCCCGCTTAGTATAGCCGACAATCTGGAGGGCACGTTCGACTATATACACTACTTTGTAAAAAGCCGGGCTGAACTTGATGCGCACTTTGCGGAACTAAAAGCGCACCTCGCCCCCGGCGGCAAGTTATGGATATCGTGGCCGAAGGGCGGACAGTTGGGCACGGGCCTCGACATTAAATCGGTGATCGCAATCGGCTACAACCACGGACTGGTCGAAAGCATCAACCTGCGTATCGACGACGTATGGACCGGACTTAAGTTCACCCGGCCTAAGCCCGGCAAGATCTACAATAATCGTCACGGACGACTGCCTGATTAG
- a CDS encoding mechanosensitive ion channel family protein — protein MVTLPNSKVSSSVIVNYALPDVKLKIKIPISAAYGSDIKRVKEILIEIGCEAAARSKYVLSDPAPSAYFLEFGASSLDFMLIIWARAFNLAWDVQDYVNTRVYERFAEEGIEIPFPQMDVHMRE, from the coding sequence ATGGTCACCCTTCCGAACTCGAAGGTATCGAGCAGCGTCATCGTCAACTACGCCCTGCCGGACGTCAAGTTGAAGATCAAGATCCCGATCTCGGCTGCCTACGGCAGCGATATCAAGCGCGTGAAAGAGATCCTCATCGAGATCGGGTGCGAGGCCGCGGCCCGGTCGAAATACGTCCTCTCCGATCCTGCGCCGTCCGCCTACTTCCTCGAGTTCGGAGCATCGAGCCTGGACTTCATGCTCATCATCTGGGCAAGGGCCTTCAACCTGGCCTGGGACGTCCAGGACTACGTGAACACGCGCGTCTACGAGCGGTTTGCGGAAGAAGGAATCGAGATCCCGTTCCCGCAGATGGACGTCCACATGCGGGAGTGA
- a CDS encoding radical SAM protein, whose amino-acid sequence MAYRYLFGPVPSRRLGISLGIDLVPHKTCTFDCVYCECGRTTDLTCERREYVPTDRVIAELDDFLAKAPELDYVTFAGSGEPTLHSGIGEIISFIKDRYPRYRVAVLTNSALFTDPDVRAALMPADLVVPSLDAVSEEVFSKINRPCRGITAEQVLEGLLDFAREYTGEVWLEIFIVPGVNDTEKELRLLKDAVIAIEPDRVQVNTLDRPGTENWVRPASPEAIERIAAMLGGNAGAIGVAYAGRTLPPESEDIGETILATIRRRPCTPRDLATLLGIRPTEVAKHLRVLEARGLIEPVEEERGVFYRPT is encoded by the coding sequence ATGGCATACCGTTACCTCTTCGGCCCGGTTCCCTCCCGGCGGCTGGGCATCTCGCTCGGGATCGACCTGGTGCCGCACAAGACCTGCACCTTCGACTGTGTCTACTGCGAATGCGGGCGGACGACCGATCTTACCTGCGAGCGGCGCGAATACGTCCCGACCGACCGGGTCATCGCGGAACTCGACGATTTTCTCGCGAAGGCGCCGGAACTCGACTACGTCACGTTCGCCGGGTCAGGGGAACCGACGCTTCACTCCGGGATCGGCGAGATTATCTCCTTCATCAAAGACCGCTACCCCCGCTACCGGGTCGCGGTGCTGACCAACAGCGCGCTCTTCACCGACCCGGATGTCCGGGCGGCCCTCATGCCCGCGGACCTCGTGGTGCCGTCGCTCGATGCCGTCTCCGAAGAGGTCTTTTCAAAGATTAACCGCCCCTGCCGGGGCATCACCGCAGAGCAGGTGCTTGAGGGCCTGCTCGACTTCGCCCGGGAGTATACCGGCGAGGTCTGGCTCGAGATCTTCATCGTCCCGGGCGTCAACGACACCGAAAAGGAACTCCGGCTCCTGAAAGACGCCGTAATAGCAATCGAACCCGATCGCGTGCAGGTAAACACCCTTGATAGGCCCGGCACCGAGAACTGGGTCCGGCCGGCATCGCCCGAGGCTATCGAGCGGATCGCGGCAATGCTCGGCGGAAACGCGGGAGCGATCGGGGTAGCGTACGCGGGCCGGACGTTACCGCCGGAGAGCGAGGATATCGGGGAGACCATCCTCGCAACAATCCGGCGCCGGCCCTGCACGCCCCGCGATCTCGCCACGCTGCTCGGCATCCGTCCAACCGAGGTCGCGAAGCACCTCCGGGTCCTCGAAGCCCGGGGCCTGATCGAACCCGTGGAGGAGGAAAGAGGGGTATTTTACCGGCCGACCTGA
- a CDS encoding mechanosensitive ion channel domain-containing protein produces MNSIMYGSAVVLCGIIAAFIVHEVFGWLQKRADLTESKLDDIVLYSLDKPLAIAIIAGSVWISVTFIIDPAALLGEYAWLVSEKYFAAAAILIAAWVISSFIYNFINLYGRWMASQTETDLDDRIIRVLEVSARYIIWFIAILMVLQMLEVNITPLVAGAGLAGLAVALAAQDIVSNFFGGAVILVDKPFAVGDRIKIDEFLGDVISIGPGAPGSRRWTTRWSPFRTRRYRAASSSTTPCRTSS; encoded by the coding sequence ATGAACAGCATCATGTACGGAAGCGCGGTCGTCCTCTGCGGAATCATCGCAGCGTTCATCGTTCACGAGGTCTTCGGGTGGCTGCAAAAGCGGGCCGACCTCACGGAATCAAAACTCGACGATATCGTGCTCTATTCGCTCGACAAACCCCTGGCCATTGCCATAATCGCGGGTTCCGTCTGGATCTCCGTAACGTTCATCATCGACCCCGCGGCCCTTCTCGGGGAGTACGCATGGCTCGTTTCGGAGAAATACTTCGCCGCGGCGGCGATACTCATCGCGGCGTGGGTGATCTCTTCGTTCATCTACAACTTCATCAACCTCTACGGCAGGTGGATGGCGTCGCAGACCGAGACCGACCTCGACGACCGGATCATCCGGGTGCTCGAGGTCTCGGCACGCTACATCATCTGGTTCATCGCCATCCTCATGGTGCTCCAGATGCTCGAGGTGAACATCACGCCGCTCGTCGCCGGTGCCGGGCTCGCCGGCCTGGCGGTGGCGCTCGCTGCCCAGGACATCGTCTCCAACTTCTTCGGGGGCGCGGTCATCCTGGTGGACAAGCCGTTCGCGGTCGGCGACCGGATCAAGATCGACGAGTTCCTCGGAGACGTGATCAGCATCGGCCCCGGAGCACCAGGATCAAGACGCTGGACTACCAGATGGTCACCCTTCCGAACTCGAAGGTATCGAGCAGCGTCATCGTCAACTACGCCCTGCCGGACGTCAAGTTGA
- a CDS encoding FKBP-type peptidyl-prolyl cis-trans isomerase yields the protein MAPVTDGDTLLLHFTSTRPDGEVFEDTRSGEPVRVTLGGNRINPLFEEALIGKEPGETVTVSLPPEKAYGKFNRKLVVTVKRTKLKLDHEPVVGEFVRVEVLGKPCLVTVLDVDEKYITVDANHPLAGETITYAITVEAILPREG from the coding sequence ATGGCACCCGTGACAGACGGAGACACCCTCCTCCTGCACTTCACCAGCACCCGCCCCGACGGCGAGGTCTTCGAGGATACCCGCTCGGGCGAGCCGGTCCGGGTCACCCTCGGGGGGAACCGGATCAATCCCCTCTTCGAGGAGGCGCTGATCGGAAAAGAGCCGGGCGAGACGGTGACCGTGTCGCTGCCCCCGGAGAAGGCCTACGGGAAGTTCAACCGGAAACTCGTGGTCACGGTAAAGCGCACGAAACTGAAACTCGACCACGAACCGGTCGTCGGCGAGTTTGTCAGGGTCGAGGTGCTGGGGAAGCCCTGCCTGGTGACCGTCCTCGACGTGGACGAGAAATACATCACCGTCGACGCCAACCACCCGCTCGCGGGGGAGACGATCACCTACGCGATCACCGTCGAGGCGATCCTCCCCCGGGAGGGCTGA